In the Pungitius pungitius chromosome 5, fPunPun2.1, whole genome shotgun sequence genome, one interval contains:
- the LOC134129032 gene encoding protein unc-13 homolog B-like: MSLLCVRVKKAKLHGPPDKFNAYVTLKVQNVKSTTITVRGDQPCWEQDFMFEINHLESGLVVELWNKGLIWDTMIGTALIPLDSIGQSDEEGPGDWTSLDSEVLMREDEICGTSNPTPHRVLLDTRFELPFGTAHARHGQATCSTRTKNGSSTDGGATDGGPKNGRTKNGRTKNGRAKTARTNTARTKTAGPTEAS; this comes from the exons tgAAGAAAGCCAAACTCCACGGGCCTCCAG ACAAGTTCAACGCGTACGTGACCTTAAAGGTGCAGAATGTGAAGAGCACCACCATCACGGTCCGAGGGGACCAGCCATGCTGGGAACAGGACTTCATGTT CGAGATCAATCACCTGGAGTCGGGTCTGGTGGTGGAGCTGTGGAACAAAGGCCTGATCTGGGACACTATGATCGGCACAGCGCTGATACCTCTGGACTCCATCGGACAGTCTGACGAG GAGGGGCCTGGAGACTGGACGTCGCTGGACTCCGAGGTGTTGATGAGGGAGGATGAAATCTGTGGTACCTCCAACCCAACTCCACACCGAGTGCTGCTGGACACCCGCTTCGAGCTGCCCTTTG GAACAGCCCATGCCAGGCATGGCCAGGCCACCTGTTCCACCAGGACAAAGAATGGAAGCTCCACGGATGGGGGGGCCACGGATGGGGGGCCCAAGAATGGCAGGACCAAGAATGGCAGGACCAAGAATGGCAGGGCCAAGACAGCCAGGACCAACACAGCCAGGACCAAGACAGCAGGGCCCACAGAAGCCTCCTGA